A single Hippopotamus amphibius kiboko isolate mHipAmp2 chromosome 5, mHipAmp2.hap2, whole genome shotgun sequence DNA region contains:
- the PRLHR gene encoding prolactin-releasing peptide receptor, whose product MASLPTQGPGAPDLFSGLLPAASTPANQSSEALVGNGSMAGPGAQAITPFQSLQLVHQLKGLIVLLYSIVVVVGLVGNCLLVLVIARVRRLHNVTNFLIGNLALSDVLMCAACVPLTLAYAFEPRGWVFGGGLCHLVFFLQPVTVYVSVFTLTTIAVDRYVVLVHPLRRRISLRLSAYAVLAIWALSAVLALPAALHTYHVELKPHRVRLCEEFWGSQERQRQLYAWGLLLVTYLLPLLVILLSYVRVSVKLRNRVVPGCVTQSQADWDRARRRRTFCLLVVVVVVFAVCWLPLHVFNLLRDLDPHAIDPYAFGLVQLLCHWLAMSSACYNPFIYAWLHDSFREELRKLLLAWPRKIAPHGQSMTVSVVI is encoded by the coding sequence ATGGCCTCATTGCCAACTCAGGGTCCGGGAGCCCCTGACTTATTTTCTGGGCTGCTGCCGGCGGCTTCAACTCCGGCCAACCAGAGCTCAGAGGCTTTGGTGGGCAATGGGTCGATGGCTGGTCCAGGCGCTCAGGCCATCACGCCGTTCCAGAGCCTGCAGCTGGTGCATCAGCTGAAGGGGCTGATTGTGCTGCTCTACAGCATCGTGGTGGTCGTGGGGCTGGTGGGCAACTGCCTGCTGGTGCTGGTGATCGCAAGGGTGCGTCGGCTGCACAACGTGACCAACTTCCTCATCGGTAACCTGGCCTTGTCGGACGTGCTCATGTGCGCCGCCTGCGTGCCGCTCACGCTGGCCTATGCTTTCGAGCCACGCGGCTGGGTGTTCGGCGGCGGCCTGTGCCACCTGGTCTTCTTCCTGCAGCCCGTCACCGTCTATGTGTCTGTGTTCACGCTCACCACCATCGCGGTGGACCGCTACGTCGTGCTGGTGCACCCGCTGCGCCGGCGCATCTCGCTGCGCCTCAGCGCCTACGCGGTGCTGGCCATCTGGGCGCTGTCCGCGGTGCTGGCGCTGCCGGCCGCCTTGCACACCTACCACGTCGAGCTCAAGCCGCACCGCGTCCGCCTCTGCGAGGAGTTCTGGGGGTCCCAGGAGCGCCAACGCCAGCTCTACGCTTGGGGGCTGCTGCTCGTCACCTACCTGCTCCCGCTGCTGGTCATCCTCTTGTCTTATGTGCGGGTGTCGGTGAAGCTCCGGAACCGCGTGGTGCCGGGCTGCGTGACCCAGAGCCAAGCCGACTGGGAccgcgcgcgccgccgccgcaCCTTCTgcctgctggtggtggtggtggtggtgttcgCCGTCTGCTGGCTGCCCCTGCACGTCTTCAACCTGCTGCGGGATCTCGACCCGCACGCCATAGACCCCTACGCCTTCGGGTTAGTGCAGCTGCTGTGCCACTGGCTCGCCATGAGCTCGGCCTGCTACAACCCTTTCATCTACGCCTGGTTGCACGACAGCTTCCGCGAGGAGCTACGCAAGCTGTTGCTTGCCTGGCCCCGCAAGATCGCGCCTCACGGCCAGAGCATGACAGTCAGTGTGGTCATCTGA